One stretch of Amycolatopsis sp. NBC_00345 DNA includes these proteins:
- a CDS encoding beta-glucosidase H has protein sequence MTRDLDALLNELDLETKTRLLAGATVWSLPPVPEIGLGALVFSDGPVGVRGVQWSAGDPSVTLPSPTALAATWDPSLARRVGGLLAGEAQRKGVHVLLAPTVNLQRSPLGGRHFECYSEDPLLTGLIGAGYVIGVQSGGVGVTVKHFVANDSETERFTVDVQVAERTLRELYLAPFEIIVRQAKPWGVMAAYNSVNGRTMTEHDALVNGVLRREWGFDGVVVSDWLAARDTVGAARGGLDIAMPGPNTVYGERLAEAVRAGKVSPRRVDAMVRRVLMLAERTHAFTDQKPPNPSEIDGDALAQEVAQRSFVLLRNEEAALPLKTPKSIALIGALATDPKILGGGSATVFPDHIISPLDGLRAALPHGTELRYALGADPRTTLPPATDNFRLRAMVHDAGGSELATFALREGKIDWIGELPRGLDFDTLDSVDIAGTFTPAVSGTHTFGITGTGHLTLRVGRQTLFDGPSIPSGDIFTAIMKVREHRREIELEAGKPVDVRLTYRVPKELRAFAQGSFAWLVFGLGHQEPAPDPDAALKEAVRLAGQSEVAVVVVGTTAEVESEGFDRASLRLPGRQDELVAKVAAANPNTVVVVNAGAPVELPWREDVAAILLTWFPGQSGGAALASVLFGHEEPGGRLPTTWPATLAQSPVADVQPRQGILEYDEGVFIGYRAAQPDAAYCFGHGLGYTTWSYDDLAVVPTPEGGAAVRVRLRNTGDRAGREVVQVYLSPAQPDAERPVRWLAGFATVEAGPGDGVTALIHVEPRAAETWRAGAWRHNGGEYVFEASHSSTDPRRSTTATLGKTR, from the coding sequence GTGACTCGTGACCTGGACGCCCTGTTGAACGAGCTGGACCTCGAGACCAAGACGCGCCTGCTCGCCGGGGCCACCGTCTGGTCGCTGCCGCCGGTGCCGGAGATCGGCCTCGGTGCGCTGGTTTTCTCGGACGGGCCGGTCGGCGTCCGCGGTGTGCAGTGGAGCGCCGGCGATCCCTCGGTGACCTTGCCGAGCCCCACGGCGCTGGCCGCCACCTGGGACCCCTCGCTGGCCCGGCGGGTCGGCGGGCTGCTCGCGGGCGAGGCCCAGCGCAAGGGTGTGCACGTGCTGCTCGCGCCCACCGTCAACCTGCAACGCTCGCCGCTGGGCGGACGCCACTTCGAGTGCTACTCCGAGGACCCGCTCCTGACCGGGCTGATCGGCGCCGGTTACGTGATCGGCGTGCAGTCGGGCGGGGTCGGCGTGACCGTGAAGCACTTCGTGGCCAACGATTCCGAGACCGAGCGCTTCACCGTGGACGTGCAGGTGGCCGAGCGCACCCTGCGCGAGCTCTACCTCGCGCCCTTCGAAATCATTGTGCGCCAAGCGAAGCCCTGGGGCGTGATGGCCGCCTACAACAGCGTGAACGGCCGCACCATGACCGAGCACGACGCGCTGGTGAACGGCGTGCTCCGCCGAGAGTGGGGCTTCGACGGGGTGGTGGTCTCCGACTGGCTCGCCGCGCGCGACACCGTCGGCGCGGCCAGGGGCGGGCTCGACATCGCGATGCCCGGCCCGAACACCGTCTACGGCGAGCGCCTCGCCGAGGCCGTGCGCGCCGGCAAGGTCAGCCCGAGACGGGTGGACGCCATGGTCCGCAGAGTGCTGATGCTGGCCGAGCGCACGCACGCGTTCACCGACCAGAAGCCGCCGAATCCGTCCGAAATAGACGGAGACGCGCTCGCGCAGGAAGTCGCGCAACGGTCTTTTGTGCTGCTGCGCAACGAAGAAGCCGCGCTTCCGCTCAAAACTCCGAAGAGCATCGCGCTCATCGGCGCCCTCGCCACCGACCCCAAGATCCTCGGCGGCGGCAGCGCCACCGTGTTCCCCGACCACATCATCTCCCCTCTGGACGGCCTGCGGGCCGCCCTTCCTCACGGCACCGAGCTGCGTTACGCACTCGGTGCCGACCCGAGAACGACGCTACCTCCGGCCACCGACAATTTCCGGCTCCGCGCGATGGTGCACGACGCGGGCGGCTCCGAACTCGCCACTTTTGCCCTCAGGGAAGGGAAAATCGACTGGATCGGCGAGCTGCCGCGCGGCCTCGACTTCGACACGCTCGACTCGGTCGACATCGCGGGCACGTTCACCCCGGCCGTCTCCGGCACCCACACCTTCGGCATCACCGGCACCGGCCACCTGACCCTGCGGGTCGGCCGCCAGACCCTGTTCGACGGCCCGAGCATCCCGTCCGGCGACATCTTCACCGCGATCATGAAGGTGCGGGAGCACCGCCGCGAAATCGAGCTGGAGGCCGGAAAGCCGGTCGACGTCCGCCTCACCTACCGCGTGCCCAAGGAGCTGCGCGCGTTCGCGCAGGGTTCGTTCGCCTGGCTCGTTTTCGGGCTCGGCCACCAGGAACCGGCGCCGGACCCGGACGCCGCGCTCAAGGAGGCCGTCCGGCTGGCCGGGCAGTCCGAGGTCGCGGTAGTCGTCGTCGGCACCACCGCGGAGGTCGAGAGCGAGGGCTTCGACCGCGCTTCCCTGCGGCTGCCCGGCCGTCAGGACGAGCTGGTGGCGAAAGTCGCCGCGGCCAACCCGAACACTGTCGTGGTGGTCAACGCGGGCGCGCCGGTCGAGCTGCCGTGGCGCGAGGACGTCGCCGCGATCCTGCTCACCTGGTTCCCCGGCCAGTCCGGCGGCGCCGCGCTCGCGAGTGTCCTGTTCGGACACGAGGAGCCCGGCGGCCGCCTCCCGACCACCTGGCCCGCGACGCTCGCGCAGAGCCCGGTCGCGGATGTCCAGCCGCGGCAAGGGATTCTCGAGTACGACGAGGGCGTGTTCATCGGCTACCGCGCCGCCCAGCCGGACGCCGCGTACTGCTTCGGCCACGGCCTCGGTTACACCACGTGGAGCTACGACGACCTCGCCGTCGTCCCGACGCCCGAAGGCGGTGCGGCGGTTCGCGTGCGCCTGCGCAACACCGGCGACCGCGCCGGCCGCGAAGTCGTCCAGGTCTACCTTTCCCCGGCGCAGCCCGACGCGGAGCGACCGGTCCGCTGGCTCGCGGGCTTCGCGACCGTCGAGGCAGGCCCCGGCGACGGCGTCACGGCCCTGATCCACGTCGAGCCGCGGGCCGCGGAGACCTGGCGGGCCGGCGCCTGGCGGCACAACGGTGGCGAGTACGTCTTCGAGGCCTCCCACTCCAGCACCGACCCCCGCCGCAGCACCACGGCGACGCTCGGGAAAACCCGTTGA
- a CDS encoding MarR family winged helix-turn-helix transcriptional regulator: protein MTRRSARAETLTQLVNEVFLSNGALLTAGDALAGVVGLTAAQWQVVGFLEDGPASAAELARRRGLRRQSVQETVNRLLRNGMLTRANNPADGRAPLLHLTPKARTALATLGRRQANWADGVASGIAPDELAVTLRTLRVLREHLADAAAE, encoded by the coding sequence ATGACACGGAGGTCCGCCCGAGCCGAAACGCTCACCCAGCTCGTCAACGAGGTTTTCCTTTCCAACGGCGCACTGCTGACAGCCGGTGACGCGCTGGCGGGTGTGGTCGGGCTGACCGCTGCGCAGTGGCAGGTGGTCGGCTTCCTTGAGGACGGCCCCGCATCTGCCGCCGAACTTGCCCGCCGTCGCGGCTTGCGGCGGCAGAGCGTGCAGGAGACGGTGAACCGCTTGCTGCGCAATGGAATGCTGACCCGTGCCAACAATCCCGCCGACGGTCGTGCGCCACTGCTGCACCTGACCCCGAAGGCCCGCACCGCCCTGGCGACGTTGGGCCGACGCCAGGCGAATTGGGCGGATGGGGTGGCATCCGGCATCGCGCCCGACGAGCTGGCGGTGACCTTGCGGACTTTGCGGGTGCTCCGGGAACACCTGGCTGACGCGGCGGCCGAGTAG
- a CDS encoding DUF1579 family protein: MNLPTRGEAHEALTALVGDWAGTEELAASPWAPAATATATCQYRLALDGFALLQDYAQTREDGSHLLGHSVFTVDPTTGETLWYGFDSYGFPPDSPGRGGWTEGTLYLEKKTPRGVARHRLTPDGDVLTHEIDVKLGQAAEFTPFLRARYTREAEQPGAGEG; encoded by the coding sequence ATGAACCTGCCCACCCGAGGCGAAGCGCACGAAGCCCTCACCGCGCTCGTCGGCGACTGGGCTGGCACCGAGGAACTCGCCGCGTCACCGTGGGCGCCCGCCGCCACCGCGACAGCCACCTGCCAGTACCGGCTGGCGCTCGACGGCTTCGCCCTCCTCCAGGACTACGCGCAGACACGCGAAGACGGCTCACATCTTTTGGGCCACAGCGTTTTCACCGTCGACCCGACCACTGGCGAGACCCTCTGGTACGGCTTCGACAGTTACGGTTTCCCGCCCGACTCACCCGGTCGCGGCGGCTGGACGGAAGGCACGCTGTATTTGGAGAAGAAGACCCCGCGTGGCGTCGCCCGTCATCGGCTGACCCCGGACGGCGATGTCCTCACCCACGAGATCGACGTGAAACTGGGCCAGGCCGCCGAGTTCACCCCGTTCCTGCGCGCCCGGTACACCCGCGAAGCCGAGCAACCCGGCGCGGGCGAGGGGTGA
- a CDS encoding alpha/beta fold hydrolase, whose translation MTESMIEANGVTLCHETFGDPSGRPLLLIMGLAAPMIWWDDEFCEDLAARGFRVVRFDNRDVGRSSRMAGRANLPRAYLLRSAPYTIADLADDAAGLLDALGIGQAHVAGASMGGMIAQTLAIRRPERVLSLTSIMSTTGNRLVGRPSLRAATMMLATQPRTREEYVALLLKTFRLIGSPGYPFDENRMRNRAERTFDRGVHPGGAIRQLAAIVSTHDRTPALRRLTVPSLVVHGARDPLVHVSGGRATARALHADLDVIPGMGHDLPREAWPRVINGITRIADRATTKP comes from the coding sequence ATGACCGAGTCCATGATCGAGGCCAACGGTGTGACGCTCTGTCACGAGACGTTCGGCGACCCGTCGGGGCGTCCGCTGTTGCTCATCATGGGACTGGCGGCGCCGATGATCTGGTGGGACGACGAGTTCTGCGAGGACCTGGCCGCCCGCGGCTTCCGCGTCGTCCGCTTCGACAACCGGGACGTCGGCCGGTCGTCACGGATGGCCGGGCGCGCGAACCTGCCACGCGCCTACCTGCTGCGTTCCGCGCCGTACACGATCGCCGACCTGGCCGACGACGCCGCCGGACTGCTCGACGCGCTCGGCATCGGGCAAGCGCACGTGGCCGGTGCGTCGATGGGCGGCATGATCGCGCAAACGCTCGCCATCCGGCGGCCGGAGCGAGTGCTGTCGCTGACGTCGATCATGTCCACCACCGGCAACAGGCTCGTGGGCCGCCCAAGCCTGCGCGCCGCGACGATGATGCTGGCCACGCAGCCGCGCACGCGCGAGGAGTACGTCGCGTTGCTGCTGAAGACGTTCCGGCTGATCGGATCGCCGGGCTACCCCTTCGACGAGAACCGGATGCGCAACCGCGCAGAACGAACCTTCGACCGCGGCGTCCATCCCGGCGGCGCCATCCGCCAACTGGCCGCCATCGTCTCAACCCACGACCGCACCCCAGCACTACGCCGCCTCACCGTCCCGTCCCTCGTAGTGCACGGCGCGCGCGACCCTCTGGTCCACGTCTCCGGCGGCCGCGCCACGGCCCGCGCCCTACACGCCGACCTGGACGTCATCCCAGGCATGGGCCACGACCTCCCCCGCGAAGCCTGGCCCCGCGTCATCAACGGCATCACCCGCATCGCCGACCGGGCCACCACCAAGCCCTGA
- a CDS encoding 2-keto-4-pentenoate hydratase — MSLGIREAAAELLAATEARAPLTESWPELDVATAYAIQDEALRLRRERGETLVGVKLGLTSRAKQQRMGISSPLLGWLTDAMVLPAGQPVPRLIHPRAEPELVFVLDRRLAGPGVTAATALAAVSHVYGGIEIIDSRFTDYRFTLPDVVADNGSSAAFCLGPVGLPPSSMDLSLEAALLEVDGQIVDTATGAAVQGHPAEALALAANALGARGLALEPGWLVLTGGLTDAVDLRRGSRVAAHFSHLGSVTLAG, encoded by the coding sequence ATGAGTCTCGGCATCCGCGAGGCGGCCGCGGAGCTGCTCGCCGCGACGGAGGCGCGCGCGCCGTTGACCGAGTCCTGGCCAGAACTGGACGTCGCGACGGCGTACGCCATCCAGGACGAGGCCCTGCGCCTGCGCCGAGAGCGCGGCGAAACGCTGGTGGGCGTGAAGCTCGGCCTGACCTCTCGTGCGAAGCAGCAGCGCATGGGCATCAGCTCGCCCTTGCTGGGCTGGCTGACCGACGCGATGGTGCTGCCCGCCGGCCAGCCCGTCCCGAGGCTGATCCACCCGCGCGCGGAGCCGGAGCTGGTCTTCGTGCTGGACCGGCGCCTCGCGGGGCCTGGCGTGACGGCGGCGACGGCGCTGGCCGCGGTCTCCCACGTCTACGGCGGAATCGAGATCATCGACAGCCGTTTCACTGATTACCGGTTCACGCTGCCGGACGTGGTGGCGGACAACGGTTCGTCCGCGGCATTCTGCCTTGGTCCGGTCGGCCTGCCACCGTCCTCAATGGACCTTTCGCTGGAGGCCGCGCTACTGGAGGTCGACGGCCAGATCGTCGACACCGCGACGGGCGCCGCCGTCCAGGGCCATCCCGCCGAAGCACTCGCGCTCGCGGCGAACGCGCTGGGCGCCCGCGGTCTCGCCCTCGAACCCGGCTGGCTGGTGCTGACGGGCGGCCTCACCGACGCGGTGGACCTGCGCCGGGGCTCCCGAGTGGCGGCCCACTTTTCCCATTTGGGCTCGGTGACACTCGCCGGATGA
- a CDS encoding 2-keto-4-pentenoate hydratase yields MDASELQEAVARLERAHETREPIDPLVEAFPGATTEDAYRIQQELVRRWAGAGDPVRGHKVGLASAAMQRQMGVDQPDYGHLTGSMFHLEHQPIPTTKFLQPRIEPEVAFVLGAPLRGPGVTVADAVRAVDFVLPSLEIVDSRIKDWRIALVDTIADNASSGGVVLGSRPTVLGDVDLRLAGCTLHVNGELVATGAGGAVLGSPINALVWLANTVGPLGVTLEPGHVVLPGSMTRAHPVRPGDTVVATMAGLGSVTAVFSGEDA; encoded by the coding sequence ATGGACGCCAGCGAACTGCAGGAAGCCGTCGCCCGGCTGGAACGCGCGCACGAGACGCGCGAGCCGATCGATCCCCTCGTCGAGGCCTTCCCGGGCGCGACCACCGAGGACGCCTACCGGATCCAGCAGGAGCTGGTGCGCCGTTGGGCCGGCGCCGGCGACCCGGTTCGTGGGCACAAGGTGGGCCTCGCCTCCGCCGCGATGCAGCGGCAGATGGGCGTCGACCAGCCCGACTACGGGCACCTGACCGGGTCGATGTTCCACCTCGAGCACCAGCCGATCCCGACCACGAAGTTCCTGCAGCCGCGGATCGAGCCGGAGGTGGCGTTTGTGCTCGGCGCGCCGCTGCGCGGGCCCGGGGTCACGGTCGCCGACGCCGTGCGCGCGGTGGACTTCGTGCTGCCGTCACTGGAGATCGTCGACTCGCGCATCAAGGATTGGCGCATCGCGCTCGTCGACACGATCGCCGACAACGCTTCGTCGGGCGGCGTGGTGCTCGGCAGCCGTCCGACCGTGCTCGGCGACGTCGACCTCCGGCTGGCTGGCTGCACCCTGCACGTGAACGGCGAACTGGTCGCGACCGGCGCGGGCGGCGCGGTGCTGGGCTCGCCGATCAACGCGCTCGTCTGGCTGGCCAACACCGTCGGCCCGCTCGGCGTGACCCTCGAGCCGGGGCACGTGGTGCTGCCGGGCTCGATGACCCGGGCGCATCCCGTGCGCCCCGGCGACACGGTCGTCGCGACGATGGCCGGCCTTGGCAGCGTGACTGCCGTGTTTTCCGGGGAGGACGCATGA
- a CDS encoding VOC family protein — MAPTESEVAKLAEVRDRLRDKHLHPVAERPATSGRGIHHTALISSDVERTIAFYQDILGFPLTELFENRDYPGSSHFFFDVGNGNALAFFDLPGLDLGPYAEVLGGLHHLALSVPPEHWAELRGRLDDAGVAYQLESKTSIYFPDPDGARIELIADDLGEMYGSKIG, encoded by the coding sequence ATGGCACCCACCGAGTCCGAAGTCGCGAAGCTCGCCGAAGTCCGCGACCGGTTGCGGGACAAGCACCTTCACCCCGTCGCCGAGCGACCGGCCACCAGCGGCCGCGGCATCCACCACACCGCGCTGATCTCCAGCGACGTCGAGCGGACCATCGCGTTCTACCAGGACATCCTCGGCTTCCCGCTCACCGAGCTGTTCGAGAACCGCGACTACCCGGGGTCCAGCCACTTCTTCTTCGACGTCGGCAACGGCAACGCCCTCGCCTTCTTCGACCTGCCGGGCCTCGACCTCGGCCCGTACGCGGAGGTCCTCGGCGGGCTGCACCACCTCGCGCTGTCCGTGCCGCCCGAGCACTGGGCCGAGCTGCGCGGCCGGCTCGACGACGCGGGCGTCGCCTACCAGCTGGAAAGCAAGACGTCGATCTACTTCCCCGACCCGGACGGCGCCCGCATCGAGCTGATCGCCGACGACCTCGGGGAGATGTACGGCTCGAAGATCGGCTGA
- a CDS encoding CoA-binding protein, giving the protein MNPEEILASAKTIAVVGLSRDPAKAAHGVPATLQAHGFRIIPVHPSATELLGEKVYRSLKDIPEPVDLVDVFRPSSEAAGIAADAVAIGAKALWLQQGIVSAEARRIAEDAGLEYVEDRCTAVVRAVAGISKN; this is encoded by the coding sequence ATGAACCCCGAAGAGATCCTCGCGAGCGCGAAGACGATCGCGGTCGTGGGCCTGAGCCGCGACCCGGCGAAGGCGGCGCACGGGGTGCCGGCGACCCTGCAGGCACACGGCTTCCGCATCATCCCCGTCCACCCATCGGCGACGGAATTGCTCGGCGAGAAGGTCTACCGGTCCTTGAAGGACATCCCGGAGCCGGTGGACCTCGTCGACGTCTTCCGCCCGTCCTCCGAGGCCGCTGGCATCGCGGCGGACGCCGTGGCAATCGGCGCGAAGGCACTGTGGCTGCAGCAGGGCATCGTTTCCGCCGAGGCACGCCGCATCGCCGAGGACGCCGGCCTCGAGTACGTCGAGGACCGCTGCACCGCCGTGGTCCGGGCTGTCGCGGGGATCTCGAAGAACTGA
- a CDS encoding response regulator transcription factor has protein sequence MRLLIVEDERELAETLRRGLVAEGFTVSVAHTGPDGLWSATEHDYDAVVLDIMLPELSGYEVLKRLRAAQNWTPVLMLTAKDGEYDEADAFDLGADDYLSKPFSFVVLVARLRALLRRGAPARPAVLEAADLRLDPAARTVHRGEKRIELTAREFGLLEFLLRRQGAALTKNEILGHVWDAHYEGDENVVEVYVGYLRRKIDAPFGTHTIETVRGVGYRLVT, from the coding sequence ATGCGGTTGTTGATCGTCGAGGACGAACGCGAACTCGCGGAGACCCTGCGCCGCGGCCTCGTCGCGGAGGGCTTCACCGTGTCCGTCGCGCACACGGGACCGGACGGGCTGTGGTCGGCCACCGAGCACGACTACGACGCCGTGGTGCTGGACATCATGCTGCCCGAGCTGTCCGGGTACGAGGTGCTCAAACGCCTTCGCGCGGCGCAGAACTGGACGCCGGTGCTGATGCTCACCGCCAAGGACGGCGAGTACGACGAGGCCGACGCGTTCGACCTCGGGGCCGACGACTACCTGTCCAAGCCGTTCTCGTTCGTCGTGCTCGTCGCCCGCCTGCGCGCATTGCTCCGCCGCGGCGCGCCGGCCCGTCCCGCCGTGCTCGAAGCCGCAGACCTCCGGCTCGACCCGGCGGCCCGGACCGTCCACAGAGGAGAGAAGCGGATCGAACTGACCGCGCGCGAGTTCGGCCTGCTGGAGTTCCTGCTGCGGCGCCAGGGCGCGGCGCTGACCAAGAACGAAATCCTCGGCCACGTCTGGGACGCGCACTACGAAGGCGACGAGAACGTGGTGGAGGTCTACGTGGGCTATCTGCGGCGCAAGATCGACGCACCGTTCGGCACACACACCATCGAGACGGTCCGGGGGGTGGGCTATCGGCTCGTGACCTGA
- a CDS encoding HAMP domain-containing sensor histidine kinase, with the protein MTEPLPADATGWDRYAAYVKVIAATGVRMRTTAVAVVALALAIATACVVVVLLLEESLDRSVTESARSTGRQVAIQLIREGTRDLSASDVASTGDTEAVTQVLDARSTPIASDPAITGQPPLTTARPVLGHETVETLPLGLNGDGSEYRVVSQKVSGPGGPFTVISARSLEPVTEASTRLTLLLALISLPLLGIAGFAVYRAVGSALRPVEQMRRTVAEISTRDLASRVPLPPGGDEVHRLAVTLNGMLGRLASAQAAQRRFVADASHELRSPLSTISTALDVSTQHPETTGELVPVITRETARLRELVDDLLVLARTDDTTDRPSRTEVDLDDIVRAEAERVRAEGPVEIEVRAGPAKVHGSEAQLRRAVRNLVDNARGHARERIRVASSVHGDSVVVEVSDDGPGVAEADRERIFERFVRLDASRQRGHGGTGLGLPIVAGIAARHGGHARYADVHDPRYPGAHFRIELPRFDLSEED; encoded by the coding sequence ATGACTGAGCCGCTGCCCGCCGATGCGACCGGCTGGGACCGTTACGCTGCGTATGTGAAGGTCATCGCCGCTACCGGCGTTCGGATGCGCACCACCGCGGTTGCCGTGGTGGCGCTGGCGCTCGCCATCGCGACCGCGTGCGTCGTGGTGGTGCTGCTGCTCGAGGAGTCGCTCGACCGCAGCGTCACCGAGAGTGCGCGCAGCACGGGCCGTCAGGTGGCGATCCAGCTCATCCGGGAAGGGACGCGGGACCTGTCCGCCAGCGACGTCGCCAGCACCGGCGACACCGAAGCCGTCACGCAGGTGCTCGACGCACGCAGCACGCCCATCGCCAGCGACCCCGCCATCACCGGGCAGCCGCCGCTCACCACGGCGCGGCCGGTGCTGGGGCACGAGACCGTCGAGACCTTGCCGCTCGGGCTCAACGGCGACGGCAGTGAATACCGCGTCGTCTCGCAGAAAGTGAGTGGGCCGGGCGGGCCGTTCACGGTCATTTCGGCGCGGTCGCTGGAACCCGTCACCGAGGCGTCCACCCGGCTGACCCTGCTGCTCGCGCTGATTTCCTTGCCACTGCTGGGCATCGCGGGGTTCGCGGTGTACCGCGCGGTCGGCTCGGCGCTGCGGCCGGTCGAGCAGATGCGCCGCACCGTCGCCGAGATCTCCACCCGCGACCTCGCCTCGCGCGTGCCACTGCCACCCGGCGGGGACGAGGTGCACCGCCTGGCCGTGACGCTCAACGGGATGCTGGGCCGCCTCGCGTCCGCGCAGGCCGCGCAACGCCGGTTCGTCGCCGACGCCAGCCACGAACTGCGCTCCCCGCTCTCGACCATCAGCACCGCGCTCGACGTCTCGACCCAGCACCCCGAGACCACCGGCGAACTGGTCCCGGTGATCACCCGCGAGACCGCGCGGCTGCGTGAACTCGTCGACGACCTGCTGGTACTCGCCCGCACCGACGACACCACCGACCGCCCGTCGCGCACCGAAGTGGACCTCGACGACATCGTCCGCGCCGAGGCCGAGCGTGTGCGCGCGGAAGGGCCGGTCGAGATCGAGGTGCGGGCCGGTCCCGCGAAGGTGCACGGGAGCGAGGCGCAGCTGCGCCGGGCCGTGCGCAACCTTGTGGACAACGCCCGCGGCCACGCCCGTGAACGGATCCGCGTCGCCAGCTCGGTGCACGGCGACAGCGTCGTGGTCGAGGTCAGCGACGACGGGCCCGGCGTCGCCGAAGCGGACCGCGAACGGATTTTCGAGCGTTTCGTCCGCCTGGACGCGTCGCGGCAACGCGGGCACGGCGGCACCGGCCTCGGGCTGCCGATCGTCGCCGGCATCGCCGCGCGCCACGGCGGCCACGCGCGTTACGCCGACGTCCACGACCCCCGTTACCCCGGCGCGCACTTCCGCATCGAGTTGCCCCGGTTCGATCTGTCGGAGGAGGACTGA
- a CDS encoding type 1 glutamine amidotransferase, with product MAESTVRIGLLLPEVLGTYGDSGNAQVLCKRLQWRGHEAEVVPVALGSAVPSTLDVYLLGGGEDTAQVLAARRLLASPGLTRAAEAGATVFGVCAGLQILGTSFRGFDGADHPGVGLLDVVTAPAPRRAVAELAAVGELVDAPLTGFENHQGASTLGEGSVPLGRVVRGTGNGDGTEGAVTGHVVGTYLHGPALARNPALADLLLSWVLGKDLPRLDVSEVDLLRSERLAALPRRIR from the coding sequence GTGGCTGAGTCGACCGTCCGGATCGGACTGCTGCTGCCCGAGGTCCTTGGCACCTATGGGGATTCCGGTAACGCTCAGGTGCTGTGCAAGCGATTGCAGTGGCGCGGCCACGAGGCGGAGGTCGTGCCCGTGGCGCTGGGCAGTGCCGTTCCGTCCACATTGGACGTCTATCTGCTCGGCGGCGGGGAGGACACGGCGCAGGTGCTGGCCGCGCGCCGCCTGCTGGCCTCGCCCGGCCTGACGCGCGCCGCGGAGGCGGGGGCGACGGTCTTCGGCGTGTGCGCCGGCCTGCAGATCCTGGGCACCAGCTTCCGCGGCTTCGACGGCGCCGACCACCCCGGCGTGGGCCTCCTGGACGTCGTCACGGCCCCGGCCCCCCGCCGCGCCGTCGCCGAACTCGCGGCGGTCGGCGAACTGGTCGACGCGCCCCTGACCGGTTTCGAGAACCACCAGGGCGCCAGCACCCTGGGCGAGGGCAGCGTTCCGCTGGGCCGGGTCGTGCGCGGCACAGGCAACGGCGACGGCACGGAGGGCGCGGTCACCGGCCACGTCGTGGGCACTTATCTCCACGGCCCAGCTTTGGCCCGAAACCCGGCGCTGGCGGATCTCCTGCTTTCCTGGGTCCTTGGCAAGGACCTGCCGCGCTTGGACGTGTCGGAGGTCGACCTCCTTCGGTCGGAGCGCCTGGCCGCTTTGCCCCGCCGAATCCGATGA